The following DNA comes from Nocardioides panzhihuensis.
GCTCTGAAGCACGTGCTTGCCCGACCGACTCTGACGCTTTCGTCAGGTGTTGTCAACGGCCCTTCGCCAGCTATCACGCAAACGTGTGAACACTGTTGACCACAGGCCAATATGTGACTACGCTCACATGCAATCCGCCCGCTTCATGCGGCGTCTGCGGGAAGATCTCGCCGCTACGATCAGCTTTGAGCGAGGAGGCACCACCTCGGCGCGACCAACTCGCCACCAAGCCGCTTCGGACCCGAACCCGCGCCATGCATGACCTGATCTGACACTTCTGATAACTTCCGCGACGGCGGAGCACTGTCGGTCGATCGCTCCCCGGATGCGCAGGACCAGGCGTGGTGGTCCATCATGCTGCGATGGGAGATCCCGTGACCGCAGCCCCGGCCCCGCGCCCGGGTCTGAGCACCGAGCTCATCGTCGACACGGCGCTTCGGCTCATCGCTCGCGATGGCGCCGACAGCCTTTCGATGCGACAGCTCTCCGCCGAGCTCGGCGTCTCGCTCGGCGCGACCTACCGCCACGTCGACAGCAAGGACGAGTTGCTCGTGCTCTGCGGACGCAGGCTCTGCGCCCGCAGCTTCCTCGAGCGCGTTCCGGGATCCGATCCGCTGGCCTGGGTACGCGACCAGGTGATGCACTTCTACGACCTGCTCCGGGCGCACCCGGGCATGGCCGACCACACGCTCTTCGCCGGCAACGTCGACCCGGATCTCTCCGCGGCCGTCCGGGCGTCGCTGGTGGAGGCGGGCCACAGCGAGGCGAACGTCGAGAAGGTCGGCCTGATCCTCACGCTCTACACCGCAGGTGCGCTGATGGCAGCCAACCGACCGACGTCGCCCCATCCAGCGAGCAACACGAGGGAGCTGATCGTGTCCGGGATCGACTTCATCCTGCGCAGCTACGCCTCCGACGAGCCGGGCAGCGCCCGCCCGTCGGAGGCGTAGAAAGGTCGTAGCGAGAAGCCGCTCAGGCGAGCGCCGCCTCCTGCTCAGCCCCCGAGGCGGCGTCCCCGTTGATCGAGAAACCGCCGTCGACGGTGACCATACTGCCCGTCGCGAAGGCCGCCTCGTCCGAGGCGAGCCAGGTGGCGGTATAGGCGATGTCCATCGGGTTGCCGATCCTGGTCAGCCGCCCACCGCCCTTGTGTCCGCCGATGTCACCCTTGAGTGCGACGACCCGGCCGACCAGGATGCAGTTGGCCCGGATGCCGTCCTCGCTGCCCTCGGCGGCGAGCGAGCGGGTCAGGCTGTTGACGCCACCCTTGGCTGCCGCGTACGCGCTGAAGCCTTTGAAACCGGCCACCGACTGGCCCGAGGAGATGTTGACGATCGAGGCGCCGTCCGCCTGCGCCAGGTGGGGCCAGGCGTACTTGCAGGCCCAGAAGAGGTTGCCCGTCAGTGTGCCGGACAGGATCGCCTCCCATTCCTCGGTGGAGTACTCGTGCAGCGGCTTCACGCTCGTGGCGACGGCGCCGGTGGGCGCGGCGTTGTTGACCAGGGTGCTGAGCCCGCCGAACCTGGCCACGGTCGCCTCGACGACCTCCCGCACGCTGGCCTCGGAGGTCACGTCGAGCTCGAAGAACTCCGCGTCGCCGCCCGCCTCCAGGATCCGGTCGACCACCTTCTTGCCCCTGTCGAGGGTGCGTCCGGTGACCGCGACCTTCGCCCCCTCGGAGGCGAAGTGTTCCGCGATCGAACGCCCGATCCCCCGCGTCGAGCCGGTGACCAGCGCGACCCTGCCATTCAATCTGTTACCCACTGCAGATCCTCTCGTACATCGCCAGTGCGCTGTGATGTCAGGCGCCCGATCTCAGGGCGCCGCGGTCTCGAGCTCCTCGCGCAGGGAGGTGCGCAGCTCCTCCATGGCAACCAGCCGGCGCCGGACCATCGCGATCGCCGACTCGGGATCGGGCCCCGCCGACCCGGCCTCCAGCCGCGCGAGCCGCTCCCGGACGAGGACGATCTCCTCGTCGAGCCGTTCGGCGGCTTCGTCCTTCGTCAGCAGGTCCTGGTCGACCCAGTCGGGAGCGTCGATGTCCTTCTCAGCCATCGTGGTCCGCCTCAGGCCCGCGGGAAGTTGTACAGCTTGCGGGCATTGAGCTCGACGATCTGGTGCGCCTCGTCGTCGGGTACGTCCTGCAGGAGCTTCGCGGCGTACTCCCGGCTGTTGGGCCAGTTGGAGTCCGAGTGCGGGTAGTCGCACTCCCACAGGATGTTGTCGATGCCGATCTGGTGGCGGCGCGCGATGCCCTCGAAGTCGTCGATGTAGCAGCCGTACATGTGCTCGCGGAAGAGGTCAGAGGGGCGGACCTCCTTGTTGACGTTCTGGTACCAGCGGTGCCGTTCCCAGGTCAGGTCGATGCGCTCGAGGAGGTAGGGCATCCAGCCGATGCCACCCTCGGAGAGCGCGACCTTGAGGTTGGGGAACTTGTAGAACACCGGCGAGAAGAGCAGGTCGGCGGTCGCGTCCATCGAGTTCGTGCCGAAGAGCGCGATCATGACCGCCATCGGCGCCTCAGGCGAGGTGATCGGCGGCTTGCCCGAGGAGCCGAAGTGCATGCACAGGGGCAGGTTGCACTCCTCGGCCGCGCGGAAGACAGGGTCCCAGTGGTCGGTGTAGAACGAGGGCAGACCCAGGCTCACGGTGTTCTCGGGGAAGGTGATCGCCTTGACGCCCTTCGCGGCGCAACGGTAGATCTCCTTGGCGGCCAGCTGCGGGTCCCACAGAGGCAGGATCATCATCGGGATGATCCGGTCGGGCGCGCTCGCGGCCCACTCGTCGAGGTGGAAGTCGTTCCAGGCCTGCACCGAGAGCAGGGCGAGCTCGCTGTCGTCGTGCTCGAGGAAGACGGTGCCGGCGAAGCGCGGAAACGACGGGAAGCACATCGCGGCCTGGACGCCGTCGATGTCCATGTCGGCCACGCGCGCCTTGATGTCGTAGCAGCCCGGCAGCATGTCGGAGTAGCGGGTCGGTTCCATGCCGTAGTCCTGCGGCTTCTTGCCGGCGACCGCGTTCAGACCGATGTTGGGGTAGATGCGGCCCTCGTAGTTCCACACCTCGGCCAGGCGCGGCGTCTTCGGCGCCGCTCCATCCTTGCCGTTGCGCGAGGCGTCGATCAGGGCCTTCGAGAGCCCCTCGTCGCCGGCGCTCTTGGACATGTCCATCTCGACGATGCGAGGGCCCTGATCGAGGAACTTCTTGGGGAGGCGGTCGCTCCACAGGTTCTTGGGCTCGATCAGGTGATCGTCCACGGAGATGAGTTGCATGTGGTCCTGGAGCGGCATGGAGCCTCCTCGATAGGGTCGGGGCAGCCCCAGGCGCAGCTGTCGCACGCGTCAGATCACGGGGCTTCTGACACCTCGTACATTAGTGAGCGCAATCACATCGGTCAATGGTGGCCGCTTGATTCACCGAAAATCGAGGCGTCTTCCGCGAACGCTCCACCGTCGTGATCCCGCCACTCTGACGGCTTGTGCAATTTTCTCAACCTCCTCGGCGGCCATCTCGTCAGCTGCGCCCGAACGCCTCCTCGATGCGGCGGTGCCGTTCCTTGACCGAATCGAGCGCCTCAGGATGCGTGATCACATAGAGGTCACGGCGGGCGATTCCGGCCAGGGCGATCTCGGCGACGGCCTCCGCACTCAGGAGGCCCGGACGGTCGGGCATCTCGTTCGTCGACGCGGCCGCTCGCGCCTCCGCACCGGGCCGGTTGCGCTCGCTGTCGGTGATGCCGGTCCGCACCATCGCCGGAAGGAGAACCCCCACCCCAAGGCTCGAGTCCCGTGCCCGTAGTTCCTGGTCGAGCGTCTCCGTGAGGGCCACGACCGCGAATTTCGATGCGGTGTATGCCGCCAGGCCAGGCCCGTTGCGCAGGCCGGCGATCGAGGCGGTGTTGAGCAGGAAGCCGTCCGCCGACGTGCTCTCGAGGAGTGGGACGAAGGTGCGCATGCCATGGATGACGCCCCACAGGTTGACGTCCAGCACCCAGGCGAAGTCGTCCTCGCTCAGCTCATGGAAGGGCGCGATCCGCGCGACGCCGGCATTGTTGATCACGAGATCCACCCGCCCGTGCCGACCGATCACCTCCCCGGCGAGCCGCTCCACGTCGGCGGCTCGACTGACGTCGGTGAGTATGCCCACGACTCCGAGCTCGGCCGCGGCGCGATCGAGCGCGGGCTGCTCGACATCGGCGATCACCACCGCAGCGCCCTCGCGACTCATCGCCCGCGCGAGCGCATACCCGATGCCTGAGGCGCCGCCGGTGACCACGGCGACCCTGCCGTCCATGGATCCCGGCTCCCTCCCCTCGGCCCCGCTCATCTCGCCCCCTCCGCGCCGAGGCCGCGCAGCACGAACGCCGCCACCTCCTCGATCTCCTCGCGCGTCGGCACCGTCTTCGTCCACAGCTGGCGGCGCATGGCACCCAGCACCAGGTCCGAGACACAGTCGGCGCTCACCTGATCACCGCCGAGCGAGATGACCGGGTCGAGCACGAGGGCACTGATCGGAGCGAGCAGCTCGGCCTGGTTCGCGCCCTCGACAGCACCCGCCTGGTGGAGGTAGCCGAGGACCGAGCGGCTGGTCTCGGCAGCATCGACGGCGCTGACCTGGCGCAGGACCATGCGCACCCAGACCCGGATCTGGTCACGCGGGTCATCGATCTCGCCCATCCGGGCACGCGCGGTCTCGGCGACCCGGAGCACCCCCCGTTCGAGCACGGCCAGAACCAGCTCGTCCTTGCTCCCGAAGGTCTTGTAGAGGGTCTGGTTGGAGATTCCTGCCGCTGCCACGATGTCCGAGACCGACGGCATCACCGGTGCGGACCGCTCGATCAGCCCGAGCGTGATCTCCAGGATCCGGTCGACCTCCTCGGCCGCCGAGCGTCGCTGGCTCTCGAGGCGGCGCTCGGTGGCCCGGGCAGCACGCTCGCCCGACCCCATGACGCTCGTTGGTGGTATATCTTTCTTCACTGAGAGTAATCCGATTCTGTTCTGAGGAGACCAATGACTTCCGGAAGCCATGAGACCACAGAGCCGAGGCATGAGGCCACCATGGGCTCGCCCTTCGACCTCTTCAGCCTCGAGGGGAAGGTCGCACTGGTCACCGGCGGCAGCCGGGGCCTCGGCCGCCAGATGAGTCTGGCCTTCGCCCGGGCCGGAGCCGACGTGATCGTCACCAGCCGGAAGCTCGAGGCCTGCGAGGAGGTCGTCGCCGAGATCACCTCGACCACCGGCCGGCGCGGTCTCGCCTACGGCTGCCACCTGGGCCGCTGGGACGAGATCGAAGGGCTGGTCGACACGGCGTACGACCGCTTCGGCCGGGTCGATGTCCTGGTCAACAACGCCGGCATGTCACCGGTCTACGACAAGGTCACCGACGTGACCGAGAGGATGTACGACAGCGTCCTCAACCTCAACCTCAAGGGACCCTTCCGGCTGACCCAGCTGGTCGGGACGCGGATGAAGGAGCAGGGCTCGGGCAGCATCATCAACGTGAGCAGCACCGGGTCGCTGCGCCCGATGGGCTCGATCATCCCGTACGCCGCGGCGAAGAACGGCCTCAACGCGATGACCGAGGGTTTCGCCGACCTCCTCGGGCCCGAGGTCCGGGTCAACACGCTGATGCCGGGGCAGTACCTCACCGACGTCGCCGCCGCCTGGGACATGGAGCACACCAACAAGATGGCCGCTCGGTTGCACCTGGAACGGGTCGGCAACCCGCCGGAGATCATCGGGGCCGCGCTGTTCCTGGCCAGTGCCGCCTCCAGCTACACCTCAGGAACGATCGTCCGCTCGGACGGCGGCATCCCGTAGACCCCTGCCGAGCCGGCGCGTCATGACGCGCCGACTCGGCGTTCTGGTCCTCAGCCGTCCTGGCCCAGCTTCTCGCGGGCGGCGGCCAGCTTCGAGGGGATGTGGTCGGTCGGCCACAGGCCGTCGGCGGCGGCGTACTCCTTGAGGACGGCACGGGCGACCTGGCGCAGGTGCACCTCGGTCGGGCCGTCGACCAGGCCCATCACCGGGGCGGTGACCCACATCTTGGCCAGCGGCGTGTCCTGGGTGACCCCCAGGGCTCCGTGCACCTGGATGGCGCGCTGGACGATGTCGTGGAGCACCTTCGGGGTGAGGAACTTGATCGCACTGATGTCCTTGCGGCACTGCGCGTAGTCCTGCGTCTTGTCGATCAGCCAGGCCGTCCGCAGGACGAAGAGCCGGAACTGGGTGAGCTGGGCGTACGACTCGGCGATGTAGGTCTGGACGGTCTCGCGCTCGGCGAGCCGGCGGCCGCGGGTCACCCGGCTCAGGGCGCGCTCGCACATCATGTCGAGGGCACGCTGGGCCAGCCCGACGGTACGCATCGCGTGATGCACCCGCCCGCCGCCCAATCGCACCTGGGCGACCTGGAAGGCCTTGCCCTCCGCGCCCAGGAGCGCGGTGGCCGGCACCCGGACGTTGTCATAGTGGATGTAGCCCTCCGAGCCCTCGGCGGCCGGCTCGTGGATGAGCGCGAGGCTGCGCTCGATGGTGATGCCAGGGTTGTCGGCCGGGACCAGGAACATCGACATCCCCTCGTGAGGGCCGGCGTCCTTGTCGGTGTAGGCCATCACGATGAAGAAGGTCGCGTAGCGTGCGTTGGAGGAGAAGAACTTCCAGCCGTTGATCACCCACTCGTCCCCGTCGCGGACGGCGGTGGTCTCGAAGCCGGAGACGTCGGCGCCTCCCTGGGGCTCGGTCATCGAGTAGCAGGAGAAGATCTCGCCGTCCAGCAGCGGCTGCAGGTACGCCGCCTTCTGCTCGGGCGTGCCGAAGTGGGCGATGATCTCGGCGTTGCCGGTGTCCGGGGCCTGAGTGCCGAAGACGACCGGAGCCCAGGTCGAGCGTCCGAGGATCTCGTTGAGCAGCGCGAGCCTGAGCTGGCCGTAGCCCTGCCCGCCGAGCTCGGGCTCGAGGTGGCAGGCCCACAGGCCCTGGTCGCGGACCTGTTGTTTGAGCGGGTCGACGACGCGGCGGTGCTCGTCGTCGAGCGGCTTGTAGTTGTCGTGCGGCCAGACCAGGTCGAGCGGCTCGACCTCCTCGCGCACGAACTCGGCGACCCAGTCCAGCTTCTTCTGGAAGTCTGGATCGGTCTCGAAGTCCCAGGTCATGACGTACTCCTGCTTTCAGCGAAGGGTGGTGGTGCGGGAAAGGGAGGCGGCGAACTCCATGAGCTCCAGGACGATGTCGCCGAAGCGGGCGACCCGCTCGTCGGCCTCGCCGTTGACGTGGCGCGCGACGCTCGCCTCCAGGACGATCGCGAGCTTGAAGCGGGCCAGGATGACGTAGTAGTCGATCTGCGAGACGTCGCGTCCGCTGACCCGCGCGTAGTGCTCGAGCATGTCGTCGCGAGACGGCATGCCGCTGTAGTCGAGGTAGCGGGCGTACTTCATCGCGTCGCCCTCGGGCGGCCAGCCGACCAGGACCCAGCCCAGGTCGAGCAGCGGGTCGCCGATCGTCGCCATCTCCCAGTCGATGATCGCCGCCAGCTCGGCCGGGGCACCGTGGCGGTACATCACGTTGGCGAACTGGTAGTCACCGTGCATGATGCCC
Coding sequences within:
- a CDS encoding acyl-CoA dehydrogenase family protein, with product MTWDFETDPDFQKKLDWVAEFVREEVEPLDLVWPHDNYKPLDDEHRRVVDPLKQQVRDQGLWACHLEPELGGQGYGQLRLALLNEILGRSTWAPVVFGTQAPDTGNAEIIAHFGTPEQKAAYLQPLLDGEIFSCYSMTEPQGGADVSGFETTAVRDGDEWVINGWKFFSSNARYATFFIVMAYTDKDAGPHEGMSMFLVPADNPGITIERSLALIHEPAAEGSEGYIHYDNVRVPATALLGAEGKAFQVAQVRLGGGRVHHAMRTVGLAQRALDMMCERALSRVTRGRRLAERETVQTYIAESYAQLTQFRLFVLRTAWLIDKTQDYAQCRKDISAIKFLTPKVLHDIVQRAIQVHGALGVTQDTPLAKMWVTAPVMGLVDGPTEVHLRQVARAVLKEYAAADGLWPTDHIPSKLAAAREKLGQDG
- a CDS encoding amidohydrolase family protein — its product is MPLQDHMQLISVDDHLIEPKNLWSDRLPKKFLDQGPRIVEMDMSKSAGDEGLSKALIDASRNGKDGAAPKTPRLAEVWNYEGRIYPNIGLNAVAGKKPQDYGMEPTRYSDMLPGCYDIKARVADMDIDGVQAAMCFPSFPRFAGTVFLEHDDSELALLSVQAWNDFHLDEWAASAPDRIIPMMILPLWDPQLAAKEIYRCAAKGVKAITFPENTVSLGLPSFYTDHWDPVFRAAEECNLPLCMHFGSSGKPPITSPEAPMAVMIALFGTNSMDATADLLFSPVFYKFPNLKVALSEGGIGWMPYLLERIDLTWERHRWYQNVNKEVRPSDLFREHMYGCYIDDFEGIARRHQIGIDNILWECDYPHSDSNWPNSREYAAKLLQDVPDDEAHQIVELNARKLYNFPRA
- a CDS encoding SDR family NAD(P)-dependent oxidoreductase; this encodes MTSGSHETTEPRHEATMGSPFDLFSLEGKVALVTGGSRGLGRQMSLAFARAGADVIVTSRKLEACEEVVAEITSTTGRRGLAYGCHLGRWDEIEGLVDTAYDRFGRVDVLVNNAGMSPVYDKVTDVTERMYDSVLNLNLKGPFRLTQLVGTRMKEQGSGSIINVSSTGSLRPMGSIIPYAAAKNGLNAMTEGFADLLGPEVRVNTLMPGQYLTDVAAAWDMEHTNKMAARLHLERVGNPPEIIGAALFLASAASSYTSGTIVRSDGGIP
- a CDS encoding SDR family NAD(P)-dependent oxidoreductase produces the protein MSGAEGREPGSMDGRVAVVTGGASGIGYALARAMSREGAAVVIADVEQPALDRAAAELGVVGILTDVSRAADVERLAGEVIGRHGRVDLVINNAGVARIAPFHELSEDDFAWVLDVNLWGVIHGMRTFVPLLESTSADGFLLNTASIAGLRNGPGLAAYTASKFAVVALTETLDQELRARDSSLGVGVLLPAMVRTGITDSERNRPGAEARAAASTNEMPDRPGLLSAEAVAEIALAGIARRDLYVITHPEALDSVKERHRRIEEAFGRS
- a CDS encoding SDR family oxidoreductase; translated protein: MGNRLNGRVALVTGSTRGIGRSIAEHFASEGAKVAVTGRTLDRGKKVVDRILEAGGDAEFFELDVTSEASVREVVEATVARFGGLSTLVNNAAPTGAVATSVKPLHEYSTEEWEAILSGTLTGNLFWACKYAWPHLAQADGASIVNISSGQSVAGFKGFSAYAAAKGGVNSLTRSLAAEGSEDGIRANCILVGRVVALKGDIGGHKGGGRLTRIGNPMDIAYTATWLASDEAAFATGSMVTVDGGFSINGDAASGAEQEAALA
- a CDS encoding TetR/AcrR family transcriptional regulator, translating into MGDPVTAAPAPRPGLSTELIVDTALRLIARDGADSLSMRQLSAELGVSLGATYRHVDSKDELLVLCGRRLCARSFLERVPGSDPLAWVRDQVMHFYDLLRAHPGMADHTLFAGNVDPDLSAAVRASLVEAGHSEANVEKVGLILTLYTAGALMAANRPTSPHPASNTRELIVSGIDFILRSYASDEPGSARPSEA
- a CDS encoding TetR/AcrR family transcriptional regulator, which produces MGSGERAARATERRLESQRRSAAEEVDRILEITLGLIERSAPVMPSVSDIVAAAGISNQTLYKTFGSKDELVLAVLERGVLRVAETARARMGEIDDPRDQIRVWVRMVLRQVSAVDAAETSRSVLGYLHQAGAVEGANQAELLAPISALVLDPVISLGGDQVSADCVSDLVLGAMRRQLWTKTVPTREEIEEVAAFVLRGLGAEGAR